A window from Theropithecus gelada isolate Dixy chromosome 1, Tgel_1.0, whole genome shotgun sequence encodes these proteins:
- the LOC112614410 gene encoding olfactory receptor 13G1 — protein MNHSVVTEFIILGLTKKPELQGIIFLFFLIIYLVAFLSNMLIIIAIISNNTLHTPMYIFLLTLAVVDIICTTSIIPKMLGTTLTSENTISYAGCMSQLFFFTWSLGAEMVLFTTKAYDRYVAICFPLHYSTIMNHHMCVALLSMVMAIAVTNSWVHTALIMRLTFCGPNTIDHFFCEMPPLLALSCSPVRINEVMVYVADITLAIGDFILTCISYGFIIVAILRIRTVEGKRKAFSTCSSHLTVVTLYYSPVIYTYIRPASSYTFERDKVVAAPYTLVTPTLNPMVYSFQNREMQEGIRKVFAFLKH, from the coding sequence ATGAATCACAGCGTGGTAACTGAGTTCATTATTCTGGGCCTCACCAAAAAACCTGAACTCCAGGGAattatcttcctcttttttctcattatctATCTTGTGGCTTTTCTCAGCAACATGCTCATTATCATTGCCATAATCTCTAACAACACCTTGCATACGCCCATGTATATTTTCCTTCTGACACTGGCTGTTGTGGACATCATCTGTACAACAAGCATCATACCAAAGATGCTGGGGACCACGCTAACATCAGAAAACACCATTTCATATGCAGGCTGCATGTCCCAGCTCTTCTTCTTCACATGGTCTCTGGGCGCTGAGATGGTTCTCTTCACCACCAAGGCCTATGACCGCTATGTGGCCATTTGTTTCCCTCTTCATTACAGTACTATTATGAACCACCATATGTGTGTAGCTTTGCTCAGCATGGTCATGGCTATTGCAGTCACCAATTCCTGGGTGCACACAGCTCTCATCATGAGGTTGACTTTCTGTGGACCAAACACCATTGACCACTTCTTCTGTGAGATGCCCCCATTGCTGGCTTTGTCCTGTAGCCCTGTAAGAATCAACGAGGTGATGGTGTATGTTGCTGATATTACCCTGGCCATAGGGGACTTTATTCTTACCTGCATCTCCTATGGTTTTATCATTGTTGCTATTCTCCGTATCCGCACAGTGGAAGGCAAGAGGAAGGCCTTCTCAACATGCTCATCCCATCTCACAGTGGTGACCCTTTACTATTCTCCTGTAATCTACACCTATATCCGCCCTGCTTCCAGCTATACATTTGAAAGAGACAAGGTGGTAGCTGCACCCTATACTCTTGTGACTCCCACATTAAACCCAATGGTGTACAGCTTCCAGAATAGGGAGATGCAGGAAGGAATTAGGAAGGTGTTTGCATTTCTGAAACACTAG
- the LOC112609985 gene encoding olfactory receptor 6F1: MDTGNKTLPQDFLLLGFPGSQTLQISLFMLFLVMYILTVSGNVAILMLVRTSHQLHTPMYFFLSNLSFLEILYTTAAVPKALAILLGRSQTISFTSCLLQMYFVFSLGCTEYFLLAAMAYDRYLAICYPLHYGTIMSSLLSAQLALGSWICGFMAIAVPTALISGLSFCGPRAINHFFCDIAPWIALACTSTQAVELVAFVIAFVVILSSFLITLISYIYIISTILRIPSASGRSKAFSTCSSHLTVVLIWYGSTIFLHVRTSIKDALDLTKAVHVLNTVVTPVLNPFIYTLRNKEVRETLLKKWKGK, translated from the coding sequence ATGGACACAGGCAACAAAACTCTGCCCCAGGATTTTCTCTTACTGggctttcctggttctcaaaCTCTTCAGATCTCTCTCTTCATGCTTTTTCTGGTGATGTACATCCTCACAGTTAGTGGTAATGTGGCTATCTTGATGTTGGTGAGGACCTCCCATCAGTTGCATACCCCCATGTACTTCTTTCTGAGCAACCTCTCCTTCCTGGAGATTTTGTATACCACAGCTGCAGTCCCCAAAGCACTGGCCATCCTACTGGGGAGAAGTCAGACCATATCATTTACAAGCTGTCTTTTGCAGATGTACTTTGTTTTCTCATTAGGCTGCACAGAGTACTTCCTCCTGGCAGCCATGGCTTATGACCGCTATCTCGCCATCTGCTATCCTCTACACTACGGAACCATCATGAGTAGCCTGCTCTCAGCGCAGCTGGCCCTGGGCtcctggatctgtggtttcaTGGCCATTGCAGTGCCCACAGCCCTCATCAGTGGCCTGTCCTTCTGTGGCCCCCGTGCCATCAACCACTTCTTCTGTGACATTGCACCCTGGATTGCCTTGGCCTGCACCAGCACACAGGCAGTAGAGCTTGTGGCCTTTGTGATTGCTTTTGTGGTCATCCTGAGTTCATTCCTCATCACTCTTATCTCCTACATCTACATCATCAGCACCATCCTCAGGATCCCCTCTGCCAGTGGCCGGAGCAAAGCCTTTTCCACGTGCTCCTCGCATCTCACTGTGGTGCTCATTTGGTATGGGTCCACGATTTTCCTTCACGTCCGCACCTCTATCAAAGATGCCTTGGATCTGACCAAAGCTGTCCACGTCCTGAACACCGTGGTGACTCCAGTTTTAAACCCCTTCATCTATACACTTCGTAATAAGGAAGTAAGAGAAACTCTGCTGAAGAAAtggaagggaaaataa